One Nicotiana tomentosiformis chromosome 1, ASM39032v3, whole genome shotgun sequence genomic window, ACATCTTTATTATGAAATATTATAATTAAGTTTttttattaagtaaaataaaaaaataagataaaaatttatttattctattATTCAACAAATACGAAAATATTCATCACAAAagtcacaacaacaacaaaccggGTGATtcccaaaaatatttatatattagaAATCTATCCTAAAAAAAACTTATATATTAAGAGAATTGCATTTAGAATAACTAAATATTAGCTTAAATTGAGTAGGATTATTTTGGTTTATAAAACTTTTGCTAAGagataaattaaaaatattttttgcttCCAGGACGAGCTATTTTTTTCATTATATAAAAAATAGCTTATGCTTGATAAATCGCCAAAAGTGCATGATTTCGAGTGTATTTTTATCTCATTTATCGTGTGAGTTGCGGGAGATTACATgatctttaaaataaattatactcATTACGTATTTCTTATTTGTAGGAGTGAGCTTGAATGATAATGGATAAAAAGATATCAAATTATCGCAAAAAGGAAAAAAGTGGAAGGATTGGGAGCTCGTCTATTCTCGTGTGTGGCACGAAAATGGACGCGAAAAAGGAGAAAAGTGAAGGCACAAAACAACGAAGTGAAGCAAAGGCACGGATCGCTTCGTGAAATGGAAAAATTTCAAAAGCTGAATCCGCGTCCATGGGTGCGCGACGCGCGAAGGCAGATGCGGATTCCAGCTTTTCCCATCTGAAGTTGGATTGAAATGTTCCGCCCCTTATCAACCCTAAATGATATAAATACATAAAAGAACGACTTTTTAAGGGGGAGACAACATCTTTGAAGGCTCTACAAGCAAGGAGAAAGGCAGAAGATTCATAAACGAGTTTTtatctttcttcttcctttttataTTATTGGTGATGAATTCTTATATTGTAGTTGTGCAaataattatgagtagctaaactctttatTCTAGgatttgatggaacctcttggaaGATGAATTTTTGTTGCGTTTAATATAAGTTTGCCATTGAATttcctctacttgttcaactacgtgattattgtggttgattgaagggcccttaGTTGATTATGCCTATTTAATATGTATTACTTGGAaaatggtacatatttaggtagttgttgaacaatatcactcataacatatatgagggatcaatacagagggtttacaggtgggattaggaataacgaaaccttggtgtgaATTTAGTGAGCGGTGAACTAAAGCCAGCTAGCATAGTTTGGAAGAATAAGTCTAGTATATTGTTGTAGTTGCTcgaaagagaattacgacacctaaaGTGCTCACAATCGGTAGAGAATATCTAGGCGAATTTATAAGAAACATAGCGGAGTGGATTCCGATAAGAGGGGAAGTCGTAACACTAGACCTTTCCGATCTTATCTACAACATTTGCTTTGTTAGTAATAAAATTACAACTTTTTAATTACCTTGCTTTTAGTTAATAAACACTCAACTCGTTATTCAATATTTATAgaagttgattacttgaattctggCGGAACTAGCAGTTGGGAATTCTGGCGGAACTAGCAGTTgtgattagtaggttaattccctgtgagattcaactccggacttgtaaacttAATTATATTTACAACAATCGCTTAgacctttttataaggcatagttgggcgtgattaaCACTTCTACCCAAGAGTGTTTTCTTACTCCTAAAACGGTGGCAACCAAGTCAATTTAGAAATGAAAGCACTCTTTttgaaaaaaagtacttttgtcATTTGGAGGACCTTAGCCAAAAAGGGTATCATTATCCACGAAATCCAGAGATGACACCTATCTTTTCACCGTAATGTCGAGTAAACAAATCATCTTTTGTGCAAAATCAGGATTTTCGCGTTTTTGCCATATGCATTAGTACATTACATGAAATGATCTATCAATTAAATTCTAGATAATATTAAATATCAAATGTTTGCAAGTGTGTATTAATCATATGTACTGAATTCAGTGTGAAACAGATTACTTCATTTTCTTAGATTAAAATCCTAGTACTGACATATTATAGAAAAGTATTATGAGTTAACAATTTTTATCAAGAAATAGCAAAAGAAGTAATTTTTCTCACGAAATAgcaaaagattatatttttaaacgtTAGTTAAATGTAACTTAATTTGACTATGGAGAAGAGAAATTCGCATAGATGGTGTCCATTTTAAAATAAGGAACTTCATTCCTCTTTAATTTTGTGCATTCAGATGGTTCATACTTTTTTGGTCTCACGAGCAAAGCAAATGGAAGTAGGAGGAGACATAACGATAACCTTGTTCACATTAAGATTATAGGGTTAAGAAAATCTAACCATTTCTTAACTTGACTTCTCATATATAATCACATGACTCTCAAATAAGGCCCAATCTAATCTCACTTGTAGATATGAAAAAGAAGACACCGAACCACAAAAGAGAGCATAATAAATTCGGGGTGCAACTcacttatttcatgattttggaacaacaacaataataacagcaAGTAGATAAAACATAAAGGAGTAATATGTAAATAAAAGAAGAGAACGCAAATGATAGGGCCGGGGTAGAAAAGACGTACACCCTCTGTCTCATATTATATGTGTCGTGTTTCTTTTTTACACGTCTCTTAAAAAATATTAGTTAGGAAAGGGATTGGATTATTCTActcttatttatgtcttaagatataatctctTTTCATTAAATATTTGTTCTATTTATGTATTATCTCCCtcttcaagaacaattattactaagggtaaaaaaaaaaaaaaattaattttgtcttgaatttctaaaatgacaaataatttgagacaactatttttagtaaccacGACGGTTAATATGAGCCtgtggaaataataataaaagatatTCATAAGCAAAGCATGTGTTAAACACAACAGAACTAGTGCTAAAAGCACTCATCGTTTGATTTCAAACTCGAATTTTTCATTTCATGATGAtttttaaagaagaaaaataaaattagtgCAGAAGACGTTTAGATACGACGGCTATCATTTCGCCATAACGCCGAGCAAACAGATTATCTTGTGATAAAACTGGCGATTGAACTGGAGGTGGTTCATTTAACAATTCATCGCATTCAACAGCATAATTAATGATACTCTTTCCTTGTAGATTAACATCTACATGATTTCCAGCTTTTGAATTATTCTTTGCTTGGCTCAAGGAGTCAATTATTCCCTCATAAAAACTGCCACATTGGGTATAGCTACTCTTGGAACGAAAGTCCTTAGCTCCTGAGATGAGAGAACGGATCTCTGCACTGGTGTTTTTTGCGCTCTTTGTTCCTAAATCGATGGCAATGATTTCAAGTTCAGCAAAATCAGCAGTTCTAGAACGTGGATCCGATTGAAAAGCCTTTGTGCAAAAAGTTGGATCTTGGGTAAAACTACAGACGCCTGTGATTGGGTCTGCTCCTAATGAAATCACATTCAAAAGGAAAACTAGAAAAAAGAGATTGAAATTAGAGCCAGAGATGAAAACCATTTTTATGAAGAAAAGAACGTAcaactcttctttctttttcttcttattgCACGAATAAATGGATGATTCATGGCTCCAGCCTCCATTCCcttcatatatatatacttgCTCAAGTATTAGTACTGTGGTAAGTTCATtaataaaaattacaaaaatatttattACAGTCAGATTTGTTCTCCTCTTTTTAGTAAAAATCTAATTATCCCTCCCAAATGAAAGATCTCTATTAATCCTTTTACTCTTCTTTTTAGTATATAAGTTATTAAATGAATGAATAAATAGAATGAATTTTATTGTAATTAGTAAGTTCATCAATAGAATTACAAAGATATTATTAAAAGTATATTTATTCCACTCTTTTGAGCAAAGAATGGAATTATCCTCTCAAATGAGATAGATCTCCACAATTTTTAGGTGTTGCATTTCAAAATGATTAACTACACTACCTGCCCTAAGGGTATTTGGTCTCCTCTGAATATTACCGCCCCGTAAGTATCTTTTCGTCGAGCATTTGTTTTGCCCGTTTTTCCGTCCCTTCTTCGTGCAGCTGAGACTTCGCTCCCTCCCTTGATCGTGCACATTTATGATCGGGTCTGCCAGGTCTTGCCTTACACAGTGGGGATTCGTGAATGGCCGGCCTTTATCAAGAAATTCGGGCCTGCGCCTTCCGTGACCGGTGAGTTCGTCTATATGTATTTATTTACACATAATTATTATCCTTTGTCTATACCGTTTTGACCTCATGGGCGCCTGCTCGTTACGGTTTTGTACAGGAAGTGACAGTCttctaatttttctttttcagcCCGAGGATCTTCGAGAAGGCCGAAGTCTCCTGCTCCGGCGTTCGTAAGATGAAGGCTGCATCTGTTCCTTCTGTTGTGGTGAGATCTGCTCGGTCGTCGACTACACCTGCCACAGGATTTTCGACTTCCCCTTTGCATCATCTAGTAGACGAGGACGATGAGGAGGAATTGTCCTCGAATGGTGATAATTTACTTCCCCGTAAGAGGCGATTTGTGGATGTCGGCGAAGGAGCTATCCGGGCGGCGAGTTTGGCGATGGGGGATTTCGTCGTCCGAGAAACGGCGACCATAGAACTTGAAGACGGCACTGAATTGCTGCCCACGATTCCGCCGTCATCGGGAGCCGAGGAGGGTACGTCTTTCCCTGAGATCATGATGGATTTTGAGGGGCCGTCGACGAGAGTCCCTGACGACTTACGACGGAATGAGCCATCGGCCTCGCTACCAACCGAGGATCCTTCTTCCAGGGTCGACACAAGAGGAAAAAGTGTAGCCGAAGAAGGTTACGAAACGGGCTCCGATATGGATGCCGAGGAAGTGAGGATCATGGGGGAAGCACTTACTCGACTTGAGGTGAGATTGGAGGGGACCACGCGGACTATTGCGATCCTCTTGGACCGGGATTTGCTAGTTGACACGGAGGATgtggtcccttctcttggtccCCTCTTTTCTGAAGTGGAGGGTTAAACCCTTGAGAAGCTTAAGGACGCCATTTTATCGAGGAGCATAGCCGACCTCGCTCTTAGGGTAAGATTTTCGATCTCTCCATTTTTTATGTCGAGTTCAAAGTTTTGTTCTTACTCGTTTTCTGTCTTTCTTTCAGACCGTGATTTTGGAGATCGAGAGCGCCCAACGAGAGGAGAGGTATAAGGCCATTTTCCAGAAGATAGAGCAGAAATATCGCGAATATCGTGATAAGCACCGCGAGATCTACAGGCGGTTCGGTGGGAGCGGCAATTTCCAGGCTCTCCGAGGTGAACTGAAGGAGAAAGATGACGAGTTGATGAGGGTCATCGGAAAATGCAGCGTTCTAGAGGGGGCGTTGAGGGACAAAGAAGAAGAACTTGAGGTGAGCAAGGGGGTCGAGGCCCAATGAGCCGATCTTCAGGCCCAGGTGGTTTCGTTGAGCGCCGAGCTCGAGAAGTGTCAGGCTCAGAGATGAGCGGCTTGATAAGCGGATATGGGAACTGAAAAAGGAGGCTTCGGACCTTAGTGATTGAGTTGCTGCCCTCGAGGTCAAGAAGGCGGAGTTATTGGCTCAGTCGTCCTCTTCCCGTGCTTCTGCTTTTCCTCATGTTCCGCGGGACTtgtacgaggaatggattcacgTCGAGGCCCAGCTGGATATATTCACAGATCTGATGGGGGCGAGGGCAACTTACCAAAGGCTGGTGACGgaaatgttcaaagaacaactcgGAAAAATAATGAAAGTCTACATcgacgacatgctggtcaaatccaaaaggaaagaagatcacatcgaccacttgaGAGAAGCCTTCAGCATAATTAGACAATACGGCATGAAACtgaaccccgaaaagtgtgcattcggcgtggcctcaggaaagttcttgggtttcctagtgtcgcaatgaggtatcgaggtcaatcccgaccaaatcaaGGCCACCGAAAGGATACCAAAGCACTTGACCACCAAAAGGCAGGTCCAGAGGCTGACTGGCCGTATCGCCGCCCTTTCGAGGTTCATCTCACGATCCTCCGATAGGTGCCACAAGTTCTTCGGcgtactcaaaaagaagaacgacctCCAATGGACCCCTAAGTGCATCCAAGCCCTGGAAGGAGTTAAAGGTGTACTTGTCCTCGCCACCGTTGCTCTCAAAACTAGAACCGGGACAACCACTCCTTGTCTATCTCGCCATGTCCGAAGTAGCTGTGAGCACAGTCTtagtccaagaaaataaaggtacgcaatctcccatcttGAAAGACACTAGTCGACGCCGAGACCAGATACCCCCATCTTGAAAAACTAGCTCTAGCCTTAgttagcttcacgaaagcttagaccgtatttccaatgccaccccatcttGGTCATCACGACTTTTCCCTTAAGAAATATTTTACATAAACCCGAATTGtcgggcagattggccaaatgggccatcgaactaagcGAGCACGATATTACATATCGGCCGCGAACGACGATAAAGTCAGAGATCCTCGCCGACTTCAGTGCGCAAATAATGCCCGAAGTCAAAAAGGAAGTCGTCCACTCTTCTTCCTGAACACAAGACCTCTAGGTCCTGTACACCGACGGCGCATCTAACGCATCAGGGTCTGGTCTgggctgggactcgtactcgaagtcccaacaggcgaagtgattctccagtccataaggtgcccggacatgactaataatgaggccgagtatgagaccGTAATTGCAGGATtgagactagcactcaaatacggggcAAACCGGCTAATGTTGCGCTGTGATTCTCAgctcgtggtcaaccaagtcacaaggactttccaaatcaaggagcaAAGATTACAAAAATACCAGACCGAAATCTGCAAACTACTACTCGAGTTCGACGAAAGTCAACTCGACCAGATTCCCCGAGCACAGAACATCGAGGCGgacggcctcgccaaattagcaGCAACCACCAAAAACATTACAAATAAAAATCGAAGTgtggtccacctcctcaactcggCGATAGACCATATCAAGATAAGAACCATAAACTTGACTTGGGATTGGCGCAACGGTATTATTGCATATTTACAGGACGATGTACTCCCCAACGATAACAAAGAGGCCAAGAAGTTGCGAATGCAAGCGGCCAGATACAACATCGTTCACAATGACCTGTACAAAAGGACATATGGCGGCCCTCTAGCGAAATGCTTAGGCCAAAATCAGACGCGACACGTCCTTGAAGACGTACACGAAGGCCACTGTGGAGCTCACTCCAGCAATCGAGctttggtcagatgcctcatacgagcggggtattactggcccaccatgaaaaaagagGCCGTAGATTTCGTGAAAAAATGCGAACAATGCCAGAAGTACGCCCCAGTGatccaccaagcaggcgaacacctacactcagtaacttccccttggccgttcatcaaatggggaatggacatcgtgccCCCCTCCCGGCAGGAtgaggtaacgtacgatttctcttgattttaactgactatttttttaaatgggtggaagcaggagcaatcgcccaaatacgcgaacatGAAGTGATAGCCTTCATATGGAAAATATCATATGCTGTTTCGGTCTCCCTAAAGAGATCAGCTGCGACAACGAACCTCAATTTACAGGAAAGAAGATCGCCAACTTTTTCgaaaaatggcacatcaaaagaatactctcaacgcCTTATTACCCCGCGGGCAACGGGCAAGCGGAATCATCCAACAAGTCAATtatgaacatcatgaagaagaaactcAAAGACGCCAAGGGGCTGTGGCCGAAAATATTACCAAAAGTACTTTGGGCCTATCAAACAACGCCAAAAACGAGCACAGAGGAAACGCCATACtcgttagtctatgggactgatacagtaataccagtcgaggtcgggGAGCCCAGCCTAAGATACTTCCGTGAAAGCGGACCCCAGAA contains:
- the LOC104087959 gene encoding pectinesterase inhibitor-like, which translates into the protein MVFISGSNFNLFFLVFLLNVISLGADPITGVCSFTQDPTFCTKAFQSDPRSRTADFAELEIIAIDLGTKSAKNTSAEIRSLISGAKDFRSKSSYTQCGSFYEGIIDSLSQAKNNSKAGNHVDVNLQGKSIINYAVECDELLNEPPPVQSPVLSQDNLFARRYGEMIAVVSKRLLH